A single region of the Lactobacillus isalae genome encodes:
- the fni gene encoding type 2 isopentenyl-diphosphate Delta-isomerase, with the protein MSQRSQRKEEHLALAKMFFNNKKDNDFNHIHLIRPALPESSVSEKSITTEMFGQKINAPFFINAMTGGSDSSYTVNQRLAKAAARENIPMALGSASILEKEIDQIKSFDIARQENPDGLLFANVNPTTDPKVAQKIVNALDANALQIHLNSVQEAVMPEGDRDFHWLDNLKAIREAVDVPIIIKEVGMGIDPESLRTLLINDFSIIDLGGSGGTNFAQIENERRKSQKLMFLEDIGLSTVKTLLAARTIPVNKTIIAAGGITNALDIFKSLVLGAQYVGIANYFLQFASQDTEALIVAIQNLKYELSLLTALFGLNNIAEADEIKYYLDTDLYNFTKQIYN; encoded by the coding sequence ATGTCACAAAGATCCCAAAGAAAAGAAGAACATCTAGCATTGGCTAAGATGTTTTTTAATAATAAAAAAGATAACGACTTTAATCATATTCATTTAATTCGACCAGCTCTTCCTGAAAGCTCAGTTAGCGAGAAAAGCATCACCACTGAAATGTTTGGTCAAAAGATCAATGCCCCCTTCTTTATTAATGCCATGACAGGTGGTTCTGATTCTTCATATACTGTCAATCAACGTCTTGCAAAAGCAGCAGCTCGGGAGAATATTCCCATGGCATTAGGATCAGCTAGTATCCTTGAAAAAGAAATCGATCAAATAAAGAGCTTTGACATTGCCAGACAAGAAAACCCTGATGGTTTACTTTTTGCTAATGTCAATCCAACTACAGATCCTAAAGTAGCTCAAAAAATTGTTAATGCTCTAGATGCCAATGCCCTTCAAATTCACCTTAACAGCGTTCAAGAAGCAGTGATGCCTGAAGGTGATAGAGATTTTCATTGGCTTGATAATCTTAAGGCAATCCGCGAAGCAGTTGATGTTCCGATTATTATCAAAGAAGTTGGAATGGGAATTGATCCAGAATCATTACGCACGCTTTTAATCAATGACTTTTCAATTATTGACTTAGGCGGAAGCGGTGGAACCAATTTTGCCCAAATTGAAAATGAAAGACGGAAAAGTCAAAAATTAATGTTTTTAGAAGATATTGGACTTTCTACTGTTAAAACTTTGCTTGCCGCAAGAACGATTCCAGTTAATAAGACGATTATTGCAGCTGGTGGCATTACTAATGCTTTAGATATCTTCAAATCATTAGTCTTAGGAGCACAATACGTTGGTATTGCAAACTATTTCTTGCAATTTGCAAGTCAAGATACTGAAGCTTTAATCGTTGCTATTCAGAATCTAAAATATGAATTAAGTCTACTTACTGCTTTATTTGGCTTAAACAATATTGCTGAAGCAGACGAAATTAAATATTATCTTGATACAGATCTATACAATTTTACTAAACAGATTTATAATTAG
- a CDS encoding PD-(D/E)XK nuclease family protein: MINVITGRQVDNLQNEIIDQAVKSYYQDKMHDVFIIVPNHIKFTTEVRALSKLSVLANKKQVAVNKLHILSFSRLAWYFLKDEAIRLPQILDDAASVMLLEQIVKDHQDELKLFQNKNQITSGALKQMYEAILSVRAGNIELENIDDEKLNEETSYKVHDLRIIYDDFIERLSEKFATKDEMQLLLNEFLAKSNNLSNMEFYFSDFSHFSLQELTSVRLISKKAKNTTLAFKTKIGKIDNNAEPGDYDYVVQRTIGQLEHFWQNQQLDYQTTEFPLSQTNPSSLLNGVWTKTSGFDESLSKFLQPVKADSRYAEAYFVARTIYQQVALNKYRYQDFLVLAPNLSEYETYLTPILRQNHIPFFNDLQKEMKYHPLVVVVENLQQIFKRGFQTDNVIALMKTQLFIPEWYKRVARYQNDVDLLENFVLAHGIKGNLWTKPLKNFVDAEVIALDKSEHEVEELDRLREYFINILSKFFEKVEEEKDPQAGVTIFWNFLIKNRVAKRLEAWRKEANDAGDLQLAQQPEQVWSTLNDLLKDYLLVAKEFSLEQFLDLLISGFSEANFSQIPSTLDAVNISEMGMVQGQGYKQVFIIGATSSNLPQIEKIPGFFSSENLEQLNDGNDSSGYLEDQQKINNLDQNYQFGNALSLASDKIYISYPVINTANEQLEPSIFYKQLLRLTQAEEFAQHDLPNTSGDVLTFMTNPEASLGYLTYLKSKQEVNVDSILKLTEQEIGEVAQNVLEGSNFKNVPQDLSPQLAQELYGDRIETSVSQLETYYQNSFEYFLNYGLHLKKRFENELDVIQAGNYYHETFDYLVKRIKEKNLNFADLTEEKLTELLIEVREELKEKGRYRQLLNDPFNKYLFHKLDQTTSNVAHYWHSNVNKTTFRPQYSELSFGKNQKVTGLSYSWKDDNNEKKIVDLRGKMDRVDLAKVNDRVLGEVIDYKSSAKKFDLGLFANGISMQMISYLEVLKKNNQFFAQDKNLDVLGAFYQNITSSLERLSSDKMILSNYQIKDLIKESTKKLMYNGILIADEEMFDLIEPGMEKDRATSELYSSVKRKVNGDISWPRNQSFTPDQLELLLAYNSYLIKNAGSEILSGKIKLDPYVYGQQTSLTYSDFKDIFFFDAMLKENNYHKIKAIDKKALLNLIKEKLNLDGDE; this comes from the coding sequence ATGATTAATGTAATTACTGGTAGACAAGTAGACAACTTGCAAAATGAAATAATTGATCAAGCTGTTAAGTCATATTACCAAGATAAAATGCACGATGTTTTTATTATCGTGCCAAACCATATTAAGTTTACCACAGAAGTACGCGCACTTAGCAAGCTCTCTGTTTTAGCAAATAAAAAACAGGTTGCAGTCAATAAGCTGCATATTCTTTCTTTTTCACGCCTGGCCTGGTATTTTTTGAAGGATGAAGCAATTAGATTACCGCAAATTCTAGACGATGCTGCTAGCGTGATGTTACTAGAGCAAATTGTTAAAGATCATCAAGACGAGTTAAAATTATTTCAAAACAAGAATCAAATTACATCTGGTGCCTTAAAACAAATGTATGAGGCCATCTTGTCAGTTCGGGCTGGAAATATTGAATTAGAAAATATAGACGATGAAAAATTAAACGAAGAAACTAGCTATAAAGTTCATGACTTGCGAATTATCTATGATGACTTTATAGAACGTCTATCTGAAAAGTTTGCAACTAAAGATGAGATGCAACTCTTGCTTAATGAGTTTTTAGCTAAAAGCAATAATTTGAGCAACATGGAATTCTATTTTTCTGATTTTTCGCATTTTTCACTGCAAGAGTTAACTTCTGTACGTTTAATCTCAAAAAAAGCAAAAAATACCACTTTAGCTTTTAAGACAAAGATTGGAAAAATAGATAATAATGCCGAACCTGGAGATTATGACTATGTAGTGCAGCGAACAATTGGACAATTAGAGCATTTTTGGCAAAACCAGCAGTTAGACTATCAAACTACTGAATTTCCACTTAGTCAGACTAATCCTAGCTCCCTGTTAAATGGAGTCTGGACTAAGACTAGTGGCTTTGATGAAAGCTTGAGTAAATTCTTGCAACCAGTTAAAGCAGATTCGAGATATGCGGAAGCTTATTTTGTTGCAAGAACTATTTACCAACAGGTTGCTTTAAATAAATATCGCTATCAGGACTTTTTAGTTTTAGCACCTAATTTAAGCGAATACGAAACTTACCTAACTCCGATTTTGCGTCAAAATCACATTCCTTTCTTTAATGACTTACAAAAAGAGATGAAGTATCATCCCTTAGTTGTTGTAGTTGAAAATCTTCAGCAAATTTTTAAGCGTGGTTTTCAAACTGATAATGTAATTGCGTTAATGAAAACACAGCTTTTTATTCCCGAATGGTATAAGAGAGTAGCACGTTACCAAAATGATGTAGATTTGCTAGAAAACTTTGTGTTAGCACATGGTATTAAGGGAAATCTGTGGACTAAGCCATTGAAAAACTTTGTGGACGCAGAAGTAATTGCACTTGATAAGTCAGAGCATGAAGTAGAAGAGCTTGATCGGTTACGTGAGTACTTCATCAATATTCTGAGCAAGTTTTTTGAAAAAGTGGAAGAAGAAAAAGATCCGCAAGCCGGAGTTACTATCTTTTGGAACTTTTTAATTAAAAATAGAGTTGCAAAAAGATTGGAGGCCTGGCGAAAAGAAGCTAATGATGCAGGTGATCTGCAATTAGCGCAGCAACCAGAACAGGTTTGGTCAACTTTAAACGATTTGTTAAAGGACTACTTATTAGTAGCTAAGGAGTTTTCTTTAGAACAATTTCTGGATCTTTTAATTAGTGGCTTTAGTGAAGCTAATTTCTCGCAAATTCCGTCTACCCTTGATGCAGTTAATATTTCTGAAATGGGAATGGTTCAAGGACAAGGCTATAAGCAAGTTTTTATTATCGGAGCAACTAGTAGCAACTTACCGCAAATTGAAAAAATTCCAGGATTTTTTAGTTCAGAAAATTTGGAGCAACTAAATGATGGCAATGATTCTAGTGGCTATCTAGAAGACCAGCAAAAAATTAATAATTTAGATCAGAATTATCAGTTTGGCAATGCTTTGAGTTTGGCAAGTGATAAGATTTATATTTCTTATCCAGTAATCAACACGGCAAATGAACAATTAGAGCCGTCTATTTTTTATAAACAGCTTCTCAGGTTAACTCAAGCAGAAGAATTTGCACAGCATGATTTGCCAAATACTAGTGGCGATGTTTTGACTTTTATGACTAATCCAGAAGCTAGTTTGGGGTACTTAACTTACTTAAAGAGCAAACAAGAAGTTAATGTAGATTCTATCTTGAAGCTGACTGAGCAAGAAATAGGCGAAGTAGCTCAAAATGTGCTTGAAGGAAGTAATTTTAAGAATGTTCCTCAAGATTTATCGCCTCAGTTAGCGCAAGAACTCTATGGAGACCGAATTGAGACTTCAGTTTCTCAACTTGAGACTTATTATCAAAATTCTTTTGAATATTTCTTAAATTACGGCTTGCATTTAAAGAAGAGATTTGAAAATGAGCTAGACGTAATTCAAGCAGGTAATTATTACCACGAAACATTTGATTATTTAGTTAAGAGAATTAAGGAAAAGAATCTAAATTTTGCTGATTTAACTGAAGAGAAGTTGACCGAGCTTCTAATTGAAGTACGTGAAGAATTAAAAGAAAAAGGCAGGTATCGTCAGCTTTTAAATGACCCGTTTAATAAATATCTATTCCATAAATTAGATCAAACAACATCTAACGTTGCTCATTATTGGCACAGCAATGTAAATAAGACTACTTTTAGACCACAATATTCAGAATTAAGTTTTGGTAAAAATCAAAAGGTAACTGGTCTATCTTATAGCTGGAAAGATGATAATAATGAGAAGAAGATTGTCGATTTGCGAGGAAAAATGGATCGTGTTGATCTAGCTAAAGTAAATGATCGAGTTTTGGGAGAAGTAATTGATTATAAGTCTTCTGCTAAAAAGTTTGATCTAGGGCTCTTTGCTAACGGCATTTCGATGCAGATGATTTCCTATTTGGAAGTCTTAAAAAAGAATAACCAGTTCTTTGCACAAGATAAAAATTTAGATGTTTTAGGTGCTTTTTACCAGAATATAACAAGTAGTTTAGAGCGTTTGAGCAGTGACAAGATGATTTTGAGCAATTATCAGATTAAGGATTTAATTAAGGAAAGCACTAAGAAGCTAATGTATAACGGAATTTTAATTGCCGATGAAGAGATGTTTGACTTAATTGAACCAGGGATGGAAAAAGATCGGGCAACTTCTGAATTATATAGTAGTGTTAAAAGAAAGGTAAATGGCGACATTAGTTGGCCACGAAATCAAAGCTTTACCCCCGATCAACTGGAACTTCTTTTAGCATATAATTCTTACTTAATTAAAAATGCGGGAAGCGAGATCTTGTCAGGAAAGATTAAACTTGATCCTTACGTTTATGGTCAGCAAACATCCCTGACTTATTCTGATTTTAAAGATATTTTCTTCTTTGATGCCATGTTAAAAGAAAATAACTACCACAAGATTAAGGCAATTGACAAAAAGGCGCTTTTAAACCTAATCAAGGAAAAATTAAATTTGGATGGTGATGAATAG
- the mvaD gene encoding diphosphomevalonate decarboxylase: protein MKKTARAHTNIALIKYWGKANQALKTPLMSSLSMTLDAFYTDTTFEHDASLAEDTFILNDQKQTPESSKRVFNYIHLLQEKFGFSDHFTISSTNHVPTSAGLASSASAFAALATSFAASYDLDLSKKELSRLARLGSGSATRSIYGGFVEWQKGFDDKSSYAIPIDENPDLDLSLLALEVDTKQKKISSTQGMKLAKTSPFYQPWLDRNMQEISELKQAIKEQDFTKIGELSELSANEMHACNLTAKEPFTYFEPETIKAIKLVEELRKNGIECYYTIDAGPNVKILCTLRNRKEIISAVQKTLSNVKIVVASFGPGVTLL, encoded by the coding sequence ATGAAAAAAACTGCACGTGCACATACTAACATTGCCCTAATTAAATATTGGGGCAAAGCTAATCAAGCTTTAAAGACTCCTCTCATGTCTAGTCTATCAATGACACTAGACGCGTTTTATACTGATACTACTTTTGAACACGATGCTTCGTTAGCTGAGGACACGTTTATCTTAAACGATCAAAAGCAAACACCTGAAAGTAGCAAACGAGTTTTTAACTACATTCACCTATTGCAAGAAAAATTTGGCTTTAGTGATCATTTTACGATTAGCTCTACTAACCATGTTCCAACTTCTGCTGGACTTGCTTCATCAGCATCAGCGTTTGCTGCTTTGGCAACAAGTTTTGCTGCAAGTTATGATTTAGATCTTTCAAAAAAAGAACTTTCAAGATTAGCGCGTCTTGGTTCTGGATCTGCCACTAGATCAATTTATGGTGGTTTTGTTGAATGGCAAAAAGGATTTGACGATAAAAGCTCATATGCTATTCCTATTGATGAAAATCCTGATCTAGATCTTTCACTGCTTGCACTTGAAGTTGATACTAAGCAGAAAAAGATTTCTTCAACGCAAGGGATGAAATTAGCGAAAACTTCTCCTTTCTACCAGCCTTGGTTAGATCGAAATATGCAAGAAATCTCTGAACTTAAGCAAGCCATTAAAGAACAAGATTTCACTAAAATTGGTGAACTAAGTGAATTAAGTGCTAATGAAATGCACGCCTGCAATCTAACAGCGAAAGAGCCCTTTACATATTTTGAACCTGAGACAATTAAAGCTATCAAGTTAGTTGAAGAATTAAGAAAAAATGGAATTGAATGCTACTACACAATTGATGCTGGTCCGAATGTAAAAATTCTCTGTACCTTAAGAAATAGAAAAGAAATTATTTCAGCTGTTCAGAAAACATTGTCTAATGTTAAAATAGTCGTTGCGAGTTTCGGCCCAGGCGTTACTCTGCTTTAG
- a CDS encoding ATP-binding cassette domain-containing protein, with translation MTFKELIKSNIPRSILIIALYILYAIAGALGEYLFKNSLNNILKGNLNGYIYWTFIQAGMEIGAAILLPIATIAFTKQTQSYLHHIREDIMQHYYNSGNDEKVSEMQNQLTGNLKMLTTDFATPWVSILSGVLEMFISIGILLKMNWSLVLVSAILLGINFLIPKIMEKKTAQAAKKVNVKNEKLLNAIKHWLGGLQELRRFSAYGRLRKQLHQASDDYTKASKESCKYNTISYLLNGWANALAQVGLVFFAGILFINRTLSFGEFAVGGSFGFTVFSAIWEITSAITQIKSTKELRQEISELRHNEKRPVKASAYGISVKDLKTSYDQGETISYPDFTIKAGEKVLLTGDSGTGKSTLFKVLLGKLKAQSGTVTYLGKNNQPLENATVGYLPQDPIVFPVSIKENITMFAKKFEQQVLNVVNKVQLSTDLAKMPAGVDTIVDLKNENLSGGQRQKVVLARSEIHRQPFVLMDEVTSAIDQKATEKIIDELLNTDQTILMIAHNFTPELKAKFDHEIKLEKKGVPRK, from the coding sequence ATGACATTTAAAGAATTAATTAAAAGTAATATTCCACGTTCAATCTTAATCATTGCTTTATATATTCTTTATGCCATTGCAGGTGCATTAGGAGAATATCTATTTAAAAATTCATTGAATAATATACTTAAGGGAAATTTGAATGGGTATATTTATTGGACTTTTATTCAAGCAGGGATGGAAATAGGAGCAGCAATTTTACTACCAATTGCAACAATTGCCTTTACTAAACAAACACAGAGCTATTTACATCATATTAGAGAAGATATTATGCAACATTACTATAATTCTGGTAATGATGAAAAGGTTTCTGAAATGCAGAATCAATTAACAGGAAACTTAAAAATGTTGACGACTGATTTTGCTACTCCTTGGGTGTCTATTTTAAGTGGAGTTCTTGAAATGTTTATTTCTATAGGAATTTTACTTAAGATGAATTGGAGTTTGGTGTTAGTTAGTGCAATATTGTTAGGGATTAATTTTTTAATTCCTAAGATTATGGAAAAGAAAACTGCACAGGCTGCTAAGAAAGTTAACGTTAAAAATGAGAAATTACTCAATGCGATCAAGCATTGGCTTGGCGGTTTACAAGAATTAAGACGCTTTAGTGCTTATGGTCGATTAAGAAAGCAACTTCATCAAGCAAGTGATGATTATACGAAGGCAAGTAAGGAAAGCTGTAAGTATAATACGATTTCGTATCTTTTGAATGGCTGGGCAAATGCCCTAGCACAAGTTGGTTTGGTTTTCTTTGCTGGAATTTTGTTTATAAATCGTACACTTTCTTTCGGTGAATTTGCGGTTGGAGGATCATTTGGATTTACAGTGTTTTCAGCTATTTGGGAAATTACTAGTGCAATCACACAAATTAAGTCAACAAAAGAATTACGTCAAGAAATTTCTGAATTACGTCACAACGAAAAGCGGCCAGTTAAAGCAAGCGCATATGGTATTTCAGTAAAAGATCTGAAGACTTCATATGACCAAGGTGAAACCATTTCTTATCCTGACTTTACAATTAAAGCTGGAGAAAAAGTGTTACTGACTGGTGATTCAGGAACGGGTAAATCTACATTATTTAAAGTTTTGCTTGGAAAGTTGAAGGCACAAAGCGGAACTGTTACTTACTTAGGCAAAAATAATCAGCCACTTGAAAATGCTACAGTAGGTTATCTGCCACAAGATCCAATAGTTTTTCCAGTTTCAATTAAGGAAAATATTACGATGTTTGCTAAGAAGTTTGAACAACAAGTACTTAATGTAGTTAATAAAGTTCAACTAAGTACTGATTTAGCTAAAATGCCAGCTGGAGTTGACACAATTGTTGATTTGAAAAATGAAAATTTATCAGGTGGACAAAGACAAAAAGTAGTTTTAGCAAGAAGCGAAATACATCGTCAGCCATTTGTTCTGATGGATGAGGTAACGAGTGCGATCGATCAAAAGGCTACTGAAAAAATTATTGATGAGTTGCTAAATACTGATCAAACAATTTTAATGATTGCACATAATTTCACGCCAGAATTAAAGGCTAAATTTGATCATGAAATAAAACTAGAAAAGAAAGGAGTGCCAAGAAAATGA
- a CDS encoding ATP-binding cassette domain-containing protein produces the protein MSLKELIKTNPVRFWLFIIITILTPITIISSTALLQLETTILLSRNLRNFLIISAVSLVVFALGYVFINISQYLITYQAQDLNNLVRDKIVKHYFYDGKKHQVPEMQNRLTNDLQMVNENYVGAIFNLLYGSVMIISIIIYLIMLNWILLLTICLIVAITLILPKLIEKPLQKANQLISDSNQVYLDTLNDWLQGLEQLRQFAAGAKLFSVSQLASKKLEDANVKQTTYTKLLNAITGIASAIFGLIIFLLSGLLVKNGLLEISALMVVGNFRFYLNQAINQISNARGQMKGVKKLITEIDESTKPVQNLRKSGFATPATIKTKGLGLQFSNGESLSYPDLQINQGEKILLTGDSGAGKSTLFKLILGDIKPSRGEIIFEDEDGNKIVPDLRKIGYLPQDPVVFPASILDNVTMFNEKIDSRVGKAVEEVNLASDLEKFDEGLKKKIDLDKLNISGGQRQKIVLARAKVHDSDIILIDEGTSAIDQKATMDILHNVLKSRATIVFIAHNFNEKIRDLFDREIHLVKE, from the coding sequence ATGAGTTTAAAGGAACTTATAAAAACTAATCCAGTTAGGTTTTGGCTTTTTATAATTATTACTATCTTAACTCCTATTACAATAATTAGTAGTACGGCTCTACTTCAGCTTGAAACAACAATTCTTCTTTCACGTAATTTACGTAATTTTTTGATTATCTCAGCAGTAAGCTTAGTAGTTTTTGCTTTAGGCTATGTATTTATAAATATCAGTCAATATTTGATTACTTATCAAGCACAAGACTTAAATAATTTAGTTAGAGATAAGATTGTTAAGCACTACTTTTACGATGGCAAAAAACATCAAGTTCCTGAAATGCAAAATAGACTAACTAATGATTTACAAATGGTTAATGAAAACTATGTTGGTGCCATTTTTAATTTACTATATGGTAGTGTCATGATCATTTCGATTATCATATATTTAATTATGTTAAATTGGATCTTGCTACTTACGATTTGTTTAATTGTAGCAATTACTTTAATTCTTCCAAAACTAATTGAGAAACCACTACAAAAAGCAAATCAACTTATTTCTGATAGCAACCAAGTTTATCTAGATACTTTGAATGATTGGCTTCAGGGATTAGAACAACTAAGACAATTTGCTGCTGGAGCAAAGTTATTTTCAGTTTCTCAGTTAGCAAGTAAAAAGCTTGAAGATGCAAATGTTAAACAGACTACTTATACTAAATTACTTAATGCCATTACTGGGATTGCCTCCGCAATTTTTGGTTTAATTATCTTTTTATTGTCGGGTCTTTTAGTTAAAAATGGGTTATTAGAGATCAGTGCACTTATGGTTGTGGGTAATTTTAGATTTTATCTAAATCAAGCTATTAATCAGATTTCTAATGCTCGAGGTCAGATGAAAGGAGTTAAAAAGTTAATTACAGAAATAGATGAATCTACAAAGCCAGTACAAAATTTGCGTAAAAGTGGTTTTGCTACTCCTGCAACAATAAAGACAAAAGGTTTAGGTCTGCAGTTTTCAAATGGAGAGAGTCTATCTTATCCTGATCTACAAATTAATCAAGGTGAAAAAATACTATTAACTGGTGATTCGGGTGCTGGAAAATCAACATTGTTTAAGTTAATTCTTGGAGACATAAAACCAAGCAGAGGGGAAATAATATTTGAAGATGAAGATGGAAATAAAATTGTTCCTGATTTAAGGAAGATAGGATATCTCCCTCAAGATCCGGTAGTTTTCCCAGCTTCAATTTTAGATAATGTCACAATGTTTAATGAAAAAATAGATAGTAGAGTAGGTAAGGCAGTTGAAGAAGTGAATTTAGCTTCGGATCTTGAAAAGTTTGATGAAGGTCTAAAGAAGAAAATTGATTTGGATAAGTTAAATATTTCAGGAGGTCAAAGACAGAAGATTGTTTTAGCTCGTGCTAAAGTTCATGATAGCGACATTATTTTGATTGACGAAGGAACCAGTGCAATTGATCAAAAGGCAACAATGGATATTTTACATAATGTACTGAAGAGTAGAGCAACAATTGTCTTTATCGCTCACAACTTTAATGAGAAAATAAGAGACTTATTCGATCGAGAAATCCATTTAGTAAAAGAATAG
- the mvk gene encoding mevalonate kinase has product MNKKIEVKAHGKVILIGEHSVVYGYNAFALPIQALNISTTVEETAGSTWMDTNHYQGAFFDAPDEYDGIKYIVKTLLTKVPDAPNVKITYSGEIPIERGLGSSAVVALGTTKALSQFLGLNLSHDEIMEITNHAEMINHGKASGLDAATVSSDYLVFFNKQDGPQQLSQKLGATLLIMDTGELGNTKVAVQAVKKQMDESDLKKKQISRLGELATATQENWLKQNAEEIGKIFNEAQNILASFDLSTERIDNICKIANQNGALGTKLSGGGLGGIVIALCPDQATAQKIAQKAQANFDNYWIEEI; this is encoded by the coding sequence GTGAATAAAAAAATAGAAGTTAAAGCACATGGAAAAGTGATTCTTATTGGCGAGCATTCCGTAGTTTATGGCTACAATGCCTTCGCTCTCCCCATTCAAGCCTTAAATATTAGCACAACTGTGGAAGAAACTGCTGGTTCAACTTGGATGGATACTAATCATTATCAAGGTGCTTTTTTTGATGCACCAGATGAATATGATGGAATTAAGTACATTGTAAAAACTTTATTAACCAAAGTACCCGATGCTCCTAATGTCAAAATTACTTATAGCGGCGAAATTCCAATCGAACGTGGCTTAGGATCAAGTGCTGTTGTAGCTCTTGGTACCACCAAAGCTTTATCACAATTCTTAGGCTTAAATTTAAGTCACGATGAAATCATGGAAATTACTAACCATGCTGAAATGATCAATCACGGCAAAGCGTCTGGACTTGATGCAGCGACAGTTAGTTCAGATTATCTAGTTTTCTTTAATAAGCAAGATGGACCACAACAACTTTCTCAAAAATTAGGTGCCACCCTATTAATTATGGATACTGGTGAACTTGGAAATACTAAGGTTGCAGTTCAAGCAGTTAAAAAGCAAATGGATGAGAGTGATTTAAAAAAGAAACAAATTTCACGTCTTGGCGAATTAGCCACTGCAACTCAAGAAAATTGGCTTAAGCAAAACGCAGAAGAGATCGGAAAGATTTTCAATGAAGCTCAAAACATTTTAGCCTCATTTGACCTTTCCACAGAAAGAATTGACAATATCTGCAAAATTGCTAATCAAAATGGCGCTTTAGGAACCAAATTATCCGGTGGTGGTCTTGGCGGAATTGTGATTGCCCTATGTCCTGACCAAGCAACGGCACAGAAAATTGCTCAAAAGGCCCAAGCAAACTTTGATAATTACTGGATTGAGGAAATCTAA
- a CDS encoding phosphomevalonate kinase, whose product MITEQAPGKLYIAGEYAVLEQNCPAILVAVNEFVRVSIAKSTGSSGLIHSKQYSQDSIHWIRKGNQMVIDNRDNPFEYILSAIKFTERFCLEQKVPMSLYDLHVNSDLDSADGKKYGLGSSAAVTVATVKAILNFYGLHCTKDLIFKLSAISHYSVQGNGSAGDIAASVYGGWLAYQTFDKAWLKKELATKSLSEVLNEAWPGLKIQLLTPPEGLNLVIGWSQKPASTSQLVDKTNAKKKFIKAQYDTFLDESRKCVLSMIKGFNEKNIPLIQKQIRLNRQLLKDFATLNHIAIEIPRLTKLINIAEQFNGAAKTSGAGNGDCGIVIADEQTDIEEMKNNWRKNGIMPLNFLVHSIA is encoded by the coding sequence TTGATTACAGAACAAGCACCAGGAAAATTGTATATTGCGGGAGAGTATGCAGTTCTTGAGCAAAACTGCCCTGCTATTTTAGTTGCAGTAAATGAATTCGTACGCGTTTCAATCGCAAAAAGTACAGGGTCAAGTGGATTAATTCACTCTAAACAGTATTCTCAAGATTCTATTCATTGGATTCGTAAAGGTAATCAAATGGTTATTGACAATCGTGATAATCCATTTGAATATATTTTATCTGCTATTAAATTTACAGAACGTTTTTGCCTAGAACAAAAAGTTCCTATGTCCTTATACGACTTACATGTTAATTCAGATCTTGATTCAGCAGACGGCAAAAAGTATGGTCTTGGCTCATCGGCAGCCGTAACTGTTGCTACTGTTAAGGCTATTCTTAATTTTTATGGTTTGCATTGCACAAAAGATTTAATCTTTAAGCTTTCTGCAATTTCTCACTATAGTGTTCAAGGAAATGGATCAGCTGGTGATATTGCCGCTAGTGTTTACGGTGGATGGCTTGCTTATCAAACATTTGACAAGGCATGGCTTAAGAAAGAATTAGCCACTAAGTCTCTTAGTGAAGTTTTGAATGAAGCATGGCCTGGTCTTAAGATTCAATTATTAACTCCTCCTGAAGGACTAAACTTAGTAATTGGCTGGAGTCAAAAACCTGCTTCTACTTCTCAATTAGTTGATAAAACTAATGCTAAGAAGAAGTTCATCAAGGCTCAATATGATACTTTCTTAGACGAATCACGCAAATGTGTACTTAGCATGATTAAGGGATTTAATGAAAAAAATATTCCCCTAATTCAAAAGCAAATTCGTTTAAATCGTCAATTATTAAAGGATTTTGCTACTCTTAACCATATTGCGATTGAAATTCCACGTCTAACTAAGTTAATCAACATCGCAGAACAATTCAACGGTGCTGCCAAGACTTCTGGTGCAGGTAATGGTGATTGCGGTATTGTTATTGCTGATGAACAAACTGATATTGAAGAAATGAAAAATAATTGGCGTAAAAACGGAATTATGCCGCTGAACTTTTTAGTTCACTCAATCGCTTAA